The Vigna unguiculata cultivar IT97K-499-35 chromosome 1, ASM411807v1, whole genome shotgun sequence nucleotide sequence aatttgaatGTTTATGTCTAACAGTTGAAAGCAAATccttaaatttcataaatagaACGGTAAATTATGATAAGAAAAAAGCTATATGATTGAGAAATTAATGAAAGTTCACATTTTGAAGGTCAACATAATAACAATAAACTGAAACAAAGGAAACATTGGCTACAATAGGAAGAGGACATGAAAGCAATGGTAGCATCCTTTAATATTGATGTTGAATAAGGATCATACGCGCAACCTTTAACAATCATTAAAGTTGTTGAAGAATCATTGACCACAACTTTTCATAGTTGTTGAAGAATCAAACACCATAGCCTTAAGTGCTGGGAATCAGAATCAAAGGCTGAAAAAGGAATGACACAACCGGCCATAGAATTCCCCAGCTAAGCTAAAcatggaaaagaagaaaatagaatgtTAAGGATAACCCTCAACAAAAGATACAAATACTttcttaaacaattttattttttaaatattgttttatggTGTAAATAGTTTTTTCGTGTTGGGTTATATATTCTTTCATATGTTTTGGTTATATATGGGTTATGGTTATATTCATTGAGAAATTGTGGTTCTACATGGTTATATTATAtgagtcttacacatataaggcCTTTGACATTACTTTAACCTCAAAATCTTAAGGTAATGATGTTGtgggtctttatttttatatagtgtgttcaattttgtctattttattcAATGTAGGACTTTAACTCAGACTATTCTCAACAATCTACCCTTAAATGTgagtttcttcttttttcttttcatacgaacatgaaaaaaaaaggtgatgTGAGATTAAtctataaaactaataaaatgttataattacGTACATGAACTATTAAACAAGTTTCAAACTTAAcgtgttgttttctttttcctaattaattacatgtaagattattatttaacttttatttttatttttgactgaTTAGCTATTGATGTACACTTTCAAGAACcttttttcttagttttgtgggctaatttaattatgttttttaattttaaggaaTCAAAGAACTCTTTAAACATAAttctattttgtattattttccataaattaaaacaaaaatgaaagagaaaaacgATGCTTTGAATATAACTTATGTTTTGGTTGActgaaagaaatgaaattgaTTGAATAAATGACATTAcctattattatttgaattctttacataaaatgaaaataaaaagacatgTCATAGCATTTTATCAACGATGTGCTTTCTATTATTTAATTCGAGATGAGCATAAAAAGATTCatcgattttttttatcaattcaccttaaaatacaataagaaaACCATTGTTAAAACATCAATCAGCGTACGGTAATTTTAATAggagtaataaataattattaaaaaaaatttagtggattaagtgggtcaacccaccttcaactcAGTTCGAACCCGTTTAATctgtgggttaagtgagccggattgagttcaacccacttttaaaaagttgaattttttttaacccaacccggctcgaacccgtggtgagccggattggctcacggttgaaactcattttaacatctctaattattatttcatttttatcctATATTTAGTTATTTCCTTTCTGAgtgtaaaataaaacaattatttacgTATCTCCTCacataattcatgttttgtttgAATTAGATGATGCAAAactgaaattatataaaagaaaaaaaaagaataaaaataagcaaaaacgatttgaattaaaaaatgataagaaatatttctatcataatttactttatttatttatatattatcactattattattttataaatatttgaaaatttaaaagcaACATAATTAACTATGTCTATATTATCGATTAAGATAACAACATAATCTATTATCtcgtaaatttaatattatattgaccttttgtattttgtacttttttttatttttttaagtctcAGTTTGCTTAATATTTTGCAGTTTCCATAATGGTGACCCGAACAAACGACATGCATGTGCATAAATTCGTGCTCATCCATTCACGGCAACTGTGAATTGGGTACGCACGCAACCCACACCAACcaattaaatttctttattttatcataaattatctaaatattttaCTGCTGctcttcatatatatttttttgccaagtttcttttttaacttcattttaatctgttttaatattttaacataagtattttaatataactaaaatttgggtagagaaaatataaataaactttgtTAATGATTAGATGTACTAGACAGACATAGAAAATATTAGTATCAAAGTGTTAACAAAATAAGATGAATGGATGTTCCTTAGTTTGTCTGCACGTGTCTTTCTATACTAGACATCAGTAAATGGTCACGCTTAGGTAATAATTGAATTTACAATTTTCGTTTTCTTTTCAACTTTCCAagataaaatgttttttcttttctcaaagtTGGGTAGTAAATTATTGAAATGATTTAGGTTAAAGTTAGTGGCATGCAATTGGAGTAATTTTGTCTCagtcatttttcttctcttgatGAAAGTTTACTCAAGTAGTTTTTGAGCACCAAAAGATTTATCTAATGAGAGATGGGAGGAGTGGTGAAGGGGAACAAAAAttattcacataaaaaaaagtttaatgcTTAATCATCTGGGTTTGGTTGTTGATGGTGGCTGCGCGTGGACCTAGAATGTGGAATTTGCATAATTACGAATCTAGTGTTGCCATTACCAAGAcctgctaattttttttttttttgtgatgattACTTTCCCATATTGCAAGGAAGAAGAAGTGTGTAAAGTTTGGAGAATAATGCCAAAGCAAACACTATAGGAACTAATCACATTGCTTTTGACTAATTATCCCACTTAAAAAGTGCTCTTTAATTTCCTCTAATTTTTCCCCACCATCAAGAGTCCCTTGCATAAGTTGTGCTTAACAAATTTAGCaactttggacattttttttttcaattcttttttattttagccGCCAAAAAGTTTTCATGTTCCAAATAAATGATGATACAATAGAAGGTAAATAACAAGTTTATATCGtttaagtgtgagtcaaagttttaccttaaataattaaacattatataagaataaagactcatataTAACACCgttgttttaagattttggtgTAATCCTAAGGTCAAAAActttatatgtgtaagactaatgtcatgtGATCATATAAAATTACACTATCTCGATGACtataaaccatatatatatatatatatatatatatatatatatatatgaaaaaatataatccaACAAGGAGCTTTTGAAGTTCATCCCTTCATATGAGTTTGTTGGAACCTCGAGCGTAAAGCATGAATGAGCAGGGTGGGTGATGATGAACCTGAGGCCCTATATTTGGTAAAAGATCGCATATAATCCTTTGTGGATTCGATGAATCATAACCTTTTAATGATGCTTTCCAACTATAACAAACTGAACTTCCACTTCAAACTCAGATTCAATTCGTTTACCCAAATTGAAAAGGGAAGATTACTTTGGATGACAAAGAAATCCAAAATTCTCAAATATTCTAACAACTCACATAATGAATTCAAAGCATCTGATTCCAACCCAATCAAATTCTCAGTGGCCTAATCACTATCTCTCTAAGACCCCATTGCCACTACCTTCTTTTTCTATCAATACAGATATACTAAGTTTTGcaccaataataattaaatactaaCTACTACACAGTTCATTTATAATCAAACACAAACCACACGTGTACGTACTATTTCACTCTCATTCTACAATCCTAATCATGCAGAGTAGGCGTTCAACAATGTCCTTCATACTAGGCCTTTCACCTTTCTTCTCTCTCAGACATTCAAGTGCAAGCTCCAAGAACAGTTCTATGCTTGTCAACATTTTATCCCCACAACTCTCCACGGAAACAAGCCTTTGATCCACCAATTCCATGATTGTACCATTGCTCGCACGTTGATTCACATGAATTGCCAGGTTCACATCATCTTCGTCACGATTGAAATCAATCGCTTTCTGTGAAGTCAAAAGCTCTAGCAACACAACCCCATAACTATAAACATCACTTTTATCTGTTAACTGGTAATTGCGGTAGTATTCAGGATCCAAGTACCCCAACGTTCCCTGAGCACATGTTGAAACGTGACTCAGTCCCGGGCTAGCCAATCTGGAGAGTCCAAAATCTGAGACCTTGGCATTGAAATCATCATCCAATAGTATGTTTGTTGACTTAACATCTCTGTGGTAGATGGGTGTGTGTGCAGCAGAATGAAGATACGCCAATGCTTCTGCAGTTTGAAAAGCAACCTTGAGCCTGGTTTTCCAGTTTAGAAAGTTGGAACAATACCTGCCATGAAGATGATCGTAGAGGGTCCCATTTGAGATATACTCGTAGATCATAAATGGTAGCTCAGATTCCACACAGCACCCCAAGAGCCTCACCAAGTTCTTGTGATTCACTTGAGACAGTATTGCAACCTCGTTAAGCACTTGTTCGGTGCTTTTCAGGTTTCCCACTCTGGCTTTCTTCACTGCCACTAATGTTCCATCTTGTAGCTCACCTTTGTAAACTTCCCCAAAGCCACCACTCCCCAAGAACCTCTGTTGGGAAAAACCATTTGTTGCTTTCTTCAcctctttcagttgaaacatcCTGCAAGGCTTCTCCCCACCACTTGATTTCAGcttctcttctctttccttCGCTTTGTTATCTCTATAGGTTGAGATCTTCCGGGACTTCGAGATGATGGTCAGAACCacaagaagagagaaaaaggtaACAACCACCCCTATTGAAACCACCAAGCTGGTTTTCCATTTGGGTTTTCTCTCATACCTCACACACGTTGTGACAAAAGGGTCCCAACGGTGTCCCCCATTACAAAGACAGCGAAATAAGCCACTTCTACCAGAAGGGGAACACGTAGAGTCTCCAGAGCAATCCTTCTGCGTCTTGCACACTGGTTCAGGTGGAAGAGCCCATTGAATTTCAAGCCCTTCCTCCCACTGATTAGGAGGCTTGTCTTGGTTCAAATGAAGAACGCTTCTGAAAGCTTTGCAGCCAGACTCATGGAGCCTGATCCTGTATGCTGAAGGTATCCCTCCAGCTAGAAAAGTGCAACAAGGGTGAAGACCACTCGCACATTCAAGCGCTCGTTTTGTGTCAACGTGACCTGAACTCTCCAAGTAACGATGGCAAACACTGGAATAAGTGCAGTTGAGAGGAGAAACCAAGAGGCGTGGAGAGCAATTAAGGAGGAACACTGTATTGGATGAAGTTATATTGAAAGGAAGTGACTGGTTCAACCATATACCGTTGCTTCTGGGCATGTCTTGTGTAACACAGGAACCTGGTAACCAAGGTGATGGCTCTACCACCATGCGTTGGATTGAAGGAATGATTCGGAGAAGGAGATAGGAACTTCCATTGAGGGTGTCGAAGTAAAGGTTTTGAGAGTGGGAATCACAACGAAGCTTGTAGTATGGATCACCACAACTTGGATGTGTGCTCAAAGGGTATGGAACTTGCATAGAGCCACAGTTTGGACATGTCTTCTGTGAAGCAGTGTGATGGGaaaggagaaggaaaagaagaagaaaggtaTAGGAATAGCAGAAATGGAAGCAGGGTCTCATGTTTGATTCAGCAATCATTTGCATGGAGAATTATTAGGGAAGAAACATCTTATGAACTGAAAGATACACCATGAATAAATATAAAGGGTGCACCAAGTTACTGCAGAAAAAAGTGGCTGCAAGAATCTACCACATTGAATACTATTCTGGCCCATCCTACGCCTTAGGTCCAGCTTGGCCAAGTATATGATTCTCAAACATATGTTTAAGGAGAgttaattattatgaataaaaatattattttgatacaatttttataaacataacttgtttaaaagtaaagaaaattatgtagatgactttttctttttaattttaaacaactcaatattaaaacaataagtAACTTTTATTACAAATCTGTCAAGACATTTAAAACCAAATCAAACTCGATGCATATTTTACTTCATTTAATGTGTTATCCCAAATTTGATATGGATTATAatagtgttattttatttatataataatttttgtatatataactaaacacaattcacaatatataagtgaaccTTACAAGTTTATTTTGTGGGATTGAGaagttagagcctatcctagcgaACTTGTTTGAACATTCTGTTTCATCCGATATTGGACCGCTAACGGACCATCTACTATTTCTATTTTTCACGTATGAGATGAATATATCTCGACGTGAGAGAGTGttttggaagtcccacatcgactaaaaATATagtcaattcataatatataagtaggtaCAATCCTCACTTTATAAGCCGGTTTTATAAGATTGAGTTAGGCTTGtgcttttataataaataaacacaacTTTAACTAATATGGATTATAATAGTGCCAAAAGGACAAGTTAGTGATCTTGAaatcaaattaaactttttcaTCCTTCACTCCACGTAATGctaatgttttatttaacaCAACAGATTTTCAggaattaacttttttatagtttgactttacaattttataaattattggcCATAAGCAGTAGTTTTAACCTTATTTTAGCATAAATGTTTGtggttttctattttgtttaataataaaaaaattagaacaatgtcgaataaaattattatcttaacTTTACgaaagaaatttataaaataaattgatgtcTGATTATATAtgcttgaaactcattttataTAAGATCTTTAACATGAacttattacttaaaaaaacatacattttttattgaaaactttttttaagtaatacttataaattttgttataaataaaatgtgtaagAAATTATTACCAATttgtttgtaaaatattttgcacaaaatatttttcacaataaatcttataaaaaatactaatgaattatataattttatgtaaaataattattcataaaagaattatttttcaattaaaatttttgaaaaaataataaaatatagtttttacttacaaaattttataacaaatttgtaaaagaattttcatgaaatataaattcttttagtAGTGTCCGTGAATAATGTtctataaagataaaatataattattatgttttgttgTGAAATCAAATAAGTCTTACAAATAGTCTGTGACTTAAATTTAGTGTGGGCGTTTCCATGGATGACATCTCCATCATCCAGCTTGAACACCACCTCTGATAGACGCAAGCATGGAATTTTGGAGACGCAATCGCTGTATTATGAATCAGAAAGGAACAAAATGTCATAAAAATGGTGGTCATCAATGGGACCAGTTTTGATACCACATGAacggtatcaaacttttgtagCCATATGTATACTATCTTTATAAGGTGCAAAGTGAGAAGGTTTTGGCATGTACTCAATTTTGCAGTGTTTCTCTTCATAGTGGAGAAATTGTGGTAATTTAAATATACCAAAATGCAACACCATTATACTTATTGCAGTATCAGTAATTATATTCTGCCATTTACTATTCTGACACATGGATCATGCATGCGCAACCACATTAATATTAAACCATTAATATCACCATGTGAATTGAAGTTGAAGGTTCAAACGGTAAAAATGGAGTTGACATGAACTCTCACATCAGTAGAAATAGCTAACTTTGTAATATAGTTCACAAATTTATAGTTTTGAATGGTGAGtgatgtctttttttttatgttggcTGTTACCCATTATAATGAAGatattttagtgtttttttcaTGTACAAAGTGGTAGAAAAGATTCTGCATAACAAAAACTAGACACCTGTACACATATTATAGTTTATTTGTAtgtcagtaaaaaaaaaaaagaagtaaacaCACTTATTATCCCATAAATTTTAGAATCCATGTTTCGCGTATTGACAAAATTAAAAGGGATtcttaataaaagttaatacttttaatttctttttaatatcaaaatttaattaaggatctttcctttattttaataactaaaatgaaataaaaagagagtgcaggaaagaaaaaattgtataaaatatttataccaatttggattaaaagattttatatcCAACtgttaatcttttgaaaataaaatcataattatagtCACAAATAAGAAAATGTAAGGTTTAGAAAACATCTCTTTAAAGACACAAGAAATAAAAGACACCTATCTTTAAACCCATAAGGGATGGATACTTTCTTTTAAGTCTTATAAATGATGAAGACACGTCTCTTttaaatcacacaagagatgaagaatCACGTTCCTTGAATCCACAAGGAATGAATACCTCCTTTGAATCAAACAAATGATGAATAACTTCTTCtacaacaacactcaatcatACAAGAACTCATTTCGTGAAAGTTATTTCTCTATTTATACTAGGATTTTCAAAGTTTTCCCACAGAAAATTATCAAGTACTCAAACTTGTCTTTCTCTAACTTATGTATCTATGTAGAATGAACTCTCACACCCTCATTTATAGAAGCCACTTaggaaattaagttaaaaatattaaaagtcaaATCACAATTACTAGAGATAtttataatcgattattccagttcAGCTTCGGAAAAACATTGTTTCGGACttggataattgattattgtagagtcattttttaaaattaaaaaaaatacttatgataattgattattataagtGATATGcgttttagtaaaataaaacattCTCTTAATGCTCTGTTTGttgtaaaaataaaaccttTTCTATGTGCTCTGTTGGTTGGGTTCTGCTTGTGACTCTTAACATGCtaatttaattatcttaaataacatacacatattaGAAT carries:
- the LOC114179571 gene encoding wall-associated receptor kinase-like 20 codes for the protein MQMIAESNMRPCFHFCYSYTFLLLFLLLSHHTASQKTCPNCGSMQVPYPLSTHPSCGDPYYKLRCDSHSQNLYFDTLNGSSYLLLRIIPSIQRMVVEPSPWLPGSCVTQDMPRSNGIWLNQSLPFNITSSNTVFLLNCSPRLLVSPLNCTYSSVCHRYLESSGHVDTKRALECASGLHPCCTFLAGGIPSAYRIRLHESGCKAFRSVLHLNQDKPPNQWEEGLEIQWALPPEPVCKTQKDCSGDSTCSPSGRSGLFRCLCNGGHRWDPFVTTCVRYERKPKWKTSLVVSIGVVVTFFSLLVVLTIISKSRKISTYRDNKAKEREEKLKSSGGEKPCRMFQLKEVKKATNGFSQQRFLGSGGFGEVYKGELQDGTLVAVKKARVGNLKSTEQVLNEVAILSQVNHKNLVRLLGCCVESELPFMIYEYISNGTLYDHLHGRYCSNFLNWKTRLKVAFQTAEALAYLHSAAHTPIYHRDVKSTNILLDDDFNAKVSDFGLSRLASPGLSHVSTCAQGTLGYLDPEYYRNYQLTDKSDVYSYGVVLLELLTSQKAIDFNRDEDDVNLAIHVNQRASNGTIMELVDQRLVSVESCGDKMLTSIELFLELALECLREKKGERPSMKDIVERLLCMIRIVE